The following nucleotide sequence is from bacterium.
ATAATCCTCTCTATGAATACGACGATTACAGCATCACTGAACGCGTTTCCGCAGGTTACATCATGAACACGCTTTCACTGGGGCAGTTTGCCACTGTGATCGCCGGCGTGCGAGTGGAAAATGAAGATAACGATTATCTCGCTGCGTACATGCCCAAAGCCAGCTCCGGATTTCCGATTTCGCCTAATGCGGTCAAGGATACCACCTCGGCCGCTTCGCAGACTGTAGTATTGCCCAACGTTAACATCGCATTGGCGCCGCTGGATTTTATGAAATTGCGCCTGGCCGCCTATAAGGCGCTTGCCCGGCCGGATTTCAATATGCGCCTCGACCGTTATATCGCCGGCCGTGGAGCCGAAGTCGGCAGCAATTTCGAAGTGTATGTCGGCAATCCCAATCTCAAGACCGCAGAGGCCTGGAACTATGAGATCAATCCCACTTTTTTCAGCAAGACCATCGGTTTGATCTCTCTTTCTGCTTATTACAAAGAGATCGACCGGATGTATCATATGCTCAACGACTTTGGCACCACCGGGGACAGTCTGTTGCAGCGGTTCGGAATCGGCTGGCCCAGTCAGATGATGGGCACCGCCTACAGCCTGACCCTGCCTTATAATTCCCCCAGACCGACCAAAGTGTGGGGGTTTGAGTTCGAGCATCAGGTCAATTTCAATTTTTTACCCGGATTGCTCAAGAATATCATCCTCTCTTATAACGCCTCGCTGGTGCGCTCAGAAGGGTATATCTATACGGCCAGGCTGGACTCGGTTTTTTATGATCCACCGGGACCCATCAAGGGCTCCTGGAAAAAATTCAATGTGCTGGCTGAGGAGAAGCGCAAGCTGGAGAATATGCCTGAATTTTTCGGCAACATCGCCCTGGGCTACGACATCGGCCGTTTCTCCGGACGAGTCTCGCTCTACCATCAGGGCGAGCACAATGTCCGCTATTCCGCCAGCGGTTTGAGCGATGTGGTCACCAACGCCTACACCCGCCTCGACCTGGCGTTGAAGCAGGGGATTACGGACAATATCGCCTTGTTTCTCAACATCAATAATTTGACCGACGTCGAAGAGGGCAGCTCGGTTCGCAACCGTGTGTTTGACCGCACTCTGTTCAACGAAAGTGAAAAATACGGTAGAACGGCTGATTTTGGTTTTACGGTAGAGTTCTGATACGTATAATAACACCAGGAGGTGATGAGCGTTCAGAAAGAAAAGAGTTTTTAATCCCTGTATCATTATTAATCA
It contains:
- a CDS encoding TonB-dependent receptor — protein: NPLYEYDDYSITERVSAGYIMNTLSLGQFATVIAGVRVENEDNDYLAAYMPKASSGFPISPNAVKDTTSAASQTVVLPNVNIALAPLDFMKLRLAAYKALARPDFNMRLDRYIAGRGAEVGSNFEVYVGNPNLKTAEAWNYEINPTFFSKTIGLISLSAYYKEIDRMYHMLNDFGTTGDSLLQRFGIGWPSQMMGTAYSLTLPYNSPRPTKVWGFEFEHQVNFNFLPGLLKNIILSYNASLVRSEGYIYTARLDSVFYDPPGPIKGSWKKFNVLAEEKRKLENMPEFFGNIALGYDIGRFSGRVSLYHQGEHNVRYSASGLSDVVTNAYTRLDLALKQGITDNIALFLNINNLTDVEEGSSVRNRVFDRTLFNESEKYGRTADFGFTVEF